A section of the Agrococcus sp. SGAir0287 genome encodes:
- a CDS encoding bifunctional 3'-5' exonuclease/DNA polymerase, with protein MDAVVAPDGDAWEVALVGDDGALRERRRVHDLPAAVAALEPERPRWVWQDSSRVVPTLLAAGVAIERARDLRLCHRILADAGRMTLDARWTRRLRAPDGALFSLEEAPETVAAVASELARQEAAVAGDASMRMLLGAESTGALIAEELLHVGLPWSAAEHDRLLAEALGPRPIAGRPSRLQALADEVDAELGQHVSIDSAPELLRALRAAGLDVRSTSRWELRDVDHPVVEPLVAYKRLYRLWTANGWQWADEWVRDGRFHAEYVPAGVVTGRWATAGGGAMQIAKQVRGAVVADPGWRLVVADAAQLEPRVLAAMARDEALAEAAVGDLYEGLVDDGVVESRPKAKVAMLGALYGGTSGDSGRLVPNLRRAYPRAMRVVDEAAATGERGGLVRTWLGRTSPPMPQGPEGMADRDVISRERAWGRFTRNFVVQGSAAEWALCWMALLRRSLRAGGGELVYFLHDEVIVHAPQERAEAVADEIRAAADGAGRMLFGTFPIAFPVDARIVDDYGAAND; from the coding sequence GTGGATGCGGTGGTCGCGCCCGACGGCGACGCGTGGGAGGTCGCCCTCGTCGGCGACGACGGCGCGCTGCGCGAGCGCCGCCGCGTCCACGACCTGCCCGCTGCGGTGGCAGCCCTCGAGCCCGAGCGACCGCGGTGGGTGTGGCAGGACTCGTCGCGCGTCGTGCCGACGCTCCTCGCCGCGGGCGTCGCCATCGAGCGCGCTCGCGACCTGCGGCTGTGCCACCGCATCCTCGCCGACGCCGGCCGCATGACGCTCGACGCGCGATGGACTCGTCGGCTGCGCGCACCCGACGGTGCGCTCTTCTCGCTCGAGGAGGCGCCCGAGACGGTGGCGGCGGTCGCCTCCGAGCTCGCGCGGCAGGAGGCCGCCGTCGCCGGCGACGCGTCGATGCGCATGCTGCTCGGCGCCGAGTCGACCGGCGCCCTCATCGCCGAGGAGCTGCTGCACGTCGGCCTGCCATGGTCCGCCGCCGAGCACGATCGTCTGCTCGCCGAGGCGCTCGGGCCGCGACCGATCGCGGGGCGCCCGTCGAGGCTGCAGGCGCTCGCCGACGAGGTCGACGCGGAGCTGGGGCAGCACGTGAGCATCGACTCGGCGCCCGAGCTGCTGCGTGCGCTGCGCGCGGCGGGTCTCGACGTGCGCTCGACGTCGCGGTGGGAGCTGCGCGACGTCGATCACCCCGTCGTCGAGCCGCTCGTCGCGTACAAGCGCCTCTACCGGCTGTGGACGGCGAACGGCTGGCAGTGGGCCGACGAGTGGGTGCGCGATGGACGCTTCCACGCCGAGTACGTGCCCGCGGGCGTCGTGACCGGGCGCTGGGCGACCGCGGGCGGCGGCGCGATGCAGATCGCCAAGCAGGTGCGAGGCGCGGTCGTCGCCGATCCGGGCTGGCGGCTCGTGGTGGCGGACGCCGCGCAGCTCGAGCCGCGCGTGCTGGCGGCGATGGCGCGCGACGAGGCGCTCGCCGAGGCCGCGGTCGGCGACCTGTACGAGGGGCTCGTCGACGACGGCGTCGTGGAGTCGCGGCCGAAGGCGAAGGTCGCGATGCTCGGGGCGCTCTACGGAGGCACGTCGGGCGACTCCGGCCGGCTCGTGCCGAACCTGCGCCGCGCGTATCCGCGAGCGATGCGCGTCGTCGACGAGGCGGCGGCGACGGGGGAGCGCGGCGGCCTCGTGCGCACGTGGCTCGGCCGCACGAGCCCGCCGATGCCGCAGGGGCCGGAGGGGATGGCCGACCGCGACGTCATCTCGCGCGAGCGCGCCTGGGGGCGCTTCACGCGCAACTTCGTCGTGCAGGGCTCGGCCGCCGAGTGGGCGCTGTGCTGGATGGCGCTGCTGCGGCGCAGCCTGCGCGCGGGCGGCGGCGAGCTCGTCTACTTCCTGCACGACGAGGTCATCGTCCACGCGCCCCAGGAGCGGGCGGAGGCGGTCGCCGACGAGATCCGCGCCGCGGCCGACGGTGCGGGTCGGATGCTCTTCGGCACCTTCCCCATCGCGTTCCCCGTCGACGCGCGCATCGTCGACGACTACGGCGCCGCGAACGACTGA
- a CDS encoding hemolysin family protein — MIEQLPWLFILIGVVLTVGTGYFVASEFSLVNLDRSELEAQQQRGEANHAGVIAALKQTSTHLSSAQLGITLTTLLTGYTMEPAISHLLAPVLEGWGVPDEIAPGVSLTIAIALATLLSMIVGELVPKNFALAVPLATAKVVTPFQRAFTFLLKPAVLLLNGSANGILRSIGIEPKEELSGARTADELSSLVRRSAMEGLLDADQATLLSRTLRLSELTAGDVMTPRPRVEAIDRERTVADVLELARTTGLSRFPVYEDDLDRVVGIAHVKQAVSVPRERRGDVPVLAIAEEPHRVPETVGLPQLLSDLKERGYQMAIVVDEYGGTAGLATLEDLVEEMVGEVSDEHDRLRPEIVRAPGWVAFPGLLRPDELRERAGVEIPEEGPYETVAGYVVAELGRLPVVGDEVAVDGGVLRVERLDGRRIDRIRWVRTAESEEVTR, encoded by the coding sequence ATGATCGAGCAGCTGCCCTGGCTCTTCATCCTGATCGGCGTCGTCCTCACGGTCGGCACCGGGTACTTCGTCGCGAGCGAGTTCTCGCTCGTCAACCTCGACCGCTCCGAGCTCGAGGCGCAGCAGCAGCGCGGCGAGGCGAACCACGCCGGCGTCATCGCGGCGCTGAAGCAGACCTCGACGCACCTGTCGAGCGCGCAGCTCGGCATCACGCTCACGACGCTGCTCACGGGCTACACGATGGAGCCGGCGATCTCGCACCTCCTCGCGCCCGTGCTCGAAGGATGGGGCGTGCCGGACGAGATCGCACCGGGCGTCTCGCTCACGATCGCGATCGCGCTCGCGACCCTGCTGTCGATGATCGTCGGCGAGCTCGTGCCGAAGAACTTCGCCCTCGCCGTGCCGCTCGCGACCGCGAAGGTCGTCACCCCGTTCCAGCGCGCCTTCACCTTCCTCCTGAAGCCGGCCGTGCTGCTGCTCAACGGCTCCGCCAACGGCATCCTGCGCTCGATCGGCATCGAGCCGAAGGAGGAGCTCTCGGGCGCGCGCACCGCCGACGAGCTCTCGTCGCTCGTGCGCCGCTCCGCGATGGAGGGTCTGCTCGACGCCGACCAGGCGACGCTCCTGTCGCGCACCCTGCGGCTGTCCGAGCTCACCGCCGGCGACGTCATGACGCCGCGCCCGCGCGTCGAGGCCATCGACCGCGAGCGCACCGTCGCCGACGTGCTCGAACTCGCCCGCACGACGGGGCTGTCGCGCTTCCCGGTGTACGAGGACGACCTCGACCGCGTCGTCGGCATCGCGCACGTCAAGCAGGCCGTCTCGGTGCCGCGCGAGCGCCGCGGCGACGTGCCCGTGCTCGCGATCGCCGAGGAGCCGCATCGCGTGCCCGAGACGGTCGGCCTGCCGCAGCTGCTCTCGGACCTCAAGGAGCGCGGCTACCAGATGGCGATCGTCGTCGACGAGTACGGCGGCACCGCGGGCCTCGCGACCCTCGAGGATCTCGTGGAGGAGATGGTCGGCGAGGTGAGCGACGAGCACGACCGGCTCCGCCCGGAGATCGTGCGCGCACCCGGATGGGTCGCGTTCCCCGGGCTCCTGCGCCCCGATGAGCTGCGCGAGCGCGCGGGCGTCGAGATCCCCGAGGAAGGGCCGTACGAGACGGTCGCCGGCTACGTCGTCGCCGAGCTCGGTCGCCTGCCCGTCGTCGGCGACGAGGTCGCCGTCGACGGCGGGGTGCTGCGCGTCGAGCGCCTCGACGGCCGCAGGATCGACCGCATCCGGTGGGTCCGCACCGCCGAGTCCGAGGAGGTGACCCGATGA
- a CDS encoding zf-HC2 domain-containing protein, with amino-acid sequence MGDCGCDKAKAELEEYLHAELRKEDAADIRAHLDGCTDCAEEHTVGVQLTMALKQACKETAPEELKDQVLARLRAVQATHG; translated from the coding sequence ATGGGCGACTGCGGTTGCGACAAGGCGAAGGCCGAGCTCGAGGAGTACCTGCACGCCGAGCTGCGCAAGGAGGATGCGGCGGACATCCGTGCGCACCTCGACGGCTGCACCGACTGCGCCGAGGAGCACACCGTCGGCGTGCAGCTGACGATGGCGCTCAAGCAGGCGTGCAAGGAGACGGCTCCCGAGGAGCTCAAGGACCAGGTGCTCGCACGGCTGCGCGCCGTGCAGGCGACGCACGGCTGA
- a CDS encoding hemolysin family protein, producing the protein MSSDVAGIVWLVVLLVVNAFFVGSEFAVISAKRSQVEPRAERGSRAAKAALWAMEHVSLMLAMCQLGITVCSLLILLVSEPAIHHLLAVPLGAIGLPEIAVDGIALGLAIVIVTYLHVVFGEMVPKNAAFTLPTAAVLLLAPPLVLISRVFRPVIWAMNWIANHILRLFRVEPKDEAASAFTLDEVETIVETSKREGLLVDPTGAISKMFEFTERTVGDVAIPLDGLVTLSDDASTDDVEAAVREHGFSRYVIVDESGEPTGYIHLKDVLTTDDPTAPIPAKRIRQLASLYAGGEVEDAIQRMRSSGSHVARAFDQSGATTGVLFLEDCIEELVGEVRDATRRLG; encoded by the coding sequence ATGAGCTCCGACGTCGCCGGCATCGTGTGGCTCGTGGTGCTGCTCGTCGTCAACGCCTTCTTCGTCGGCTCGGAGTTCGCGGTGATCTCGGCGAAGCGCTCGCAGGTCGAGCCGCGCGCCGAGCGAGGCTCGCGGGCGGCGAAGGCGGCGCTGTGGGCCATGGAGCACGTCTCGCTCATGCTCGCGATGTGCCAGCTCGGCATCACCGTGTGCTCGCTGCTCATCCTGCTCGTGAGCGAGCCCGCCATCCATCACCTGCTCGCCGTCCCGCTCGGCGCCATCGGGCTGCCGGAGATCGCCGTCGACGGCATCGCGCTGGGCCTCGCGATCGTGATCGTGACCTACCTGCACGTCGTGTTCGGCGAGATGGTGCCGAAGAACGCCGCCTTCACGCTGCCCACGGCCGCCGTGCTGCTGCTCGCGCCGCCGCTCGTGCTGATCTCGCGCGTGTTCCGTCCCGTGATCTGGGCCATGAACTGGATCGCGAACCACATCCTGCGGCTCTTCCGCGTCGAGCCGAAGGACGAGGCGGCGAGCGCGTTCACGCTCGACGAGGTCGAGACGATCGTCGAGACCTCGAAGCGCGAGGGCCTGCTCGTCGACCCGACCGGCGCCATCTCGAAGATGTTCGAGTTCACCGAGCGCACGGTCGGCGACGTCGCCATCCCGCTCGACGGCCTCGTGACGCTCTCCGACGACGCGTCGACCGACGACGTGGAGGCCGCGGTGCGCGAGCACGGCTTCTCGCGCTACGTCATCGTCGACGAGTCCGGCGAGCCGACGGGCTACATCCACCTCAAGGACGTGCTGACGACCGACGATCCGACCGCACCCATCCCCGCCAAGCGGATCCGGCAGCTCGCGTCGCTGTACGCGGGCGGCGAGGTGGAGGACGCCATCCAGCGGATGCGCTCCTCCGGCAGCCACGTCGCGCGCGCGTTCGACCAGTCGGGTGCGACGACGGGCGTGCTCTTCCTCGAGGACTGCATCGAGGAGCTCGTCGGCGAGGTCCGCGACGCCACGAGGCGGCTCGGCTGA
- a CDS encoding HNH endonuclease: MQAQVVVLNATLEPIGVASLQRAVAFVVKERAQIMLASEGTIRSESFEMPVPKVVVFNDYVAVPHTRMYDRMPWTRRGVLERDRRRCAYCGGHGSTIDHIQPVSRGGGSTWLNTIAACVGCNGRKGDRTPTEASMPLQFEPRVVWRREVVMLAVEAAGVDLAALGIGA; encoded by the coding sequence ATGCAGGCCCAGGTGGTGGTGCTGAACGCGACGCTCGAGCCGATCGGCGTCGCCTCCCTGCAGCGCGCGGTGGCCTTCGTCGTGAAGGAGCGGGCGCAGATCATGCTCGCCTCCGAGGGCACCATCCGCTCCGAGAGCTTCGAGATGCCGGTGCCGAAGGTCGTCGTCTTCAACGACTACGTCGCCGTGCCGCACACGCGCATGTACGACCGCATGCCGTGGACGCGCCGCGGCGTGCTCGAGCGCGACCGCCGCCGCTGCGCCTACTGCGGCGGCCACGGCTCGACGATCGACCACATCCAGCCCGTCTCCCGCGGCGGCGGCTCGACCTGGCTCAACACGATCGCCGCGTGCGTCGGGTGCAACGGCCGCAAGGGCGACCGCACGCCCACCGAGGCCTCGATGCCGCTGCAGTTCGAGCCGCGCGTCGTGTGGCGCCGGGAGGTCGTGATGCTCGCGGTCGAGGCCGCGGGCGTCGACCTCGCCGCGCTCGGCATCGGCGCCTGA
- a CDS encoding sigma-70 family RNA polymerase sigma factor codes for MADDSDAFIAEALEYTDQLYGAAMRMTRNPQDAADLVQETYAKAYAARDSFTPGTNLRAWLYRIQTNTYINQYRKRQRQPFEAPLDDLEDWQIGVGESTTATRSRSAEAEAIDRMPAGVVRDALQSIPEDFRMVVYWVDVEGMSYAETAEIMKTPVGTVMSRLHRGRRQLRELLADYAREQGMTAGGKR; via the coding sequence ATGGCAGACGACTCCGACGCGTTCATCGCCGAGGCCCTCGAGTACACCGATCAGCTGTACGGGGCCGCGATGCGCATGACGCGGAACCCGCAGGATGCGGCAGACCTGGTGCAGGAGACGTACGCGAAGGCGTACGCCGCCCGCGACTCCTTCACGCCCGGCACGAACCTGCGTGCCTGGCTGTACCGCATCCAGACGAACACCTACATCAACCAGTACCGCAAGCGGCAGCGGCAGCCGTTCGAGGCGCCGCTCGACGACCTCGAGGACTGGCAGATCGGCGTCGGCGAGTCGACGACCGCGACGCGCTCGCGGTCGGCGGAGGCCGAGGCGATCGACCGGATGCCCGCGGGCGTCGTGCGCGACGCGCTGCAGTCGATCCCGGAGGACTTCCGCATGGTCGTCTACTGGGTCGACGTCGAGGGCATGTCGTACGCCGAGACCGCGGAGATCATGAAGACGCCCGTCGGCACCGTGATGAGCCGCCTGCACCGTGGCAGGCGGCAGCTGCGCGAGCTGCTGGCGGACTACGCCCGCGAGCAGGGCATGACGGCAGGAGGGAAGCGCTGA
- a CDS encoding multifunctional oxoglutarate decarboxylase/oxoglutarate dehydrogenase thiamine pyrophosphate-binding subunit/dihydrolipoyllysine-residue succinyltransferase subunit, with amino-acid sequence MAAASSDFGANEWLVEEQYELFKQDRSKVAESWWPILERYAAQQGGGTTTATTAPPVAETPAAPSAPQSAPPAPAAPKAPTAPAAAPAAPANAPAAPAQSAPPPPPAPTKPAQRPDGSIAARTTKTPAKPAPVPADRDKADAKADEAKADEPTVTPLRGMPKALAHNMDLSLAVPTATSVRTVPAKLMIDQRIVINNHLRRTRGGKISFTHLIGYALVQALKAFPSQNVSYAEIDGKPSLVAHPHVNLGIAIDLPKPDGTRALLVPSIKRADTMDFAEFIGAYEQLVKKARANKLEAGDFAGTTISLTNPGGIGTVHSVPRLMQGQGCIIGAGALDYPAEFQGASQERLADAGIGKTITLTSTYDHRVIQGAGSGEFLKIVHGLLQGEDGFYDRIFADLRIPYKPIVWSQDVSVHEADELSKTTRVTQLINSYRVRGHLMADIDPLEYVQRTHPDLEIEQHGLSFWDLDREFVTGGFGGRRSAQLRDVLGVLRDTYCRTMGVEYMHIADPAQRKWFQDHLEVPYVKPTHDEQMRILRKLNEAEAFETFLQTKYVGQKRFSLEGAESMIAFLDALIQGAAEASLEEVVIGMPHRGRLNVLTNIAGKTYGQIFQEFEGAAVMQGSGDVKYHLGTEGTFVAADGSEIPVYLAANPSHLEAVNGVLEGIARAKQDRIGDGRRSVLPVLVHGDAAMAGQGVVFETLQLSQLRGYTTGGTVHLVVNNQIGFTTPPSESRSSIYSTDVAKAIGAPIFHVNGDDPEAVVRVAELAFQYREEFKRDVVIDLVCYRRRGHNEGDDPTMTQPLMYSLIERKRSVRTLYAENLVGRGDITEDEYEEAQKDFQDRLERAFMETHAAATGSMPIPTQMPEASMSGTPSDTGISRAAIEAIGDAHANAPDGFTVHTKVQQVLKKRVDMSRDGNVDWAFGELLALGSLLMEGTAVRMSGQDTRRGTFVSRHAVMHDKVNGQEWLPLANLSEDQARLSIYDSLLSEYAAMAFEYGYSVEREDALVLWEAQFGDFVNGAQIVVDEFLSSAEQKWNQFSSLTLLLPHGYEGAGPDHSSARIERFLQLAAEQNMIIARPSTPASYFHLLRRQAYQRPRRPLIVFTPKAMLRLRDAVSPVEAFESGTFQTVLDDAKVDSSKVRRVLIHSGKIHYDLAAEMAKREIDDIALVRLEQLYPLDVDGINAVLDRYDGAELVWVQEEPLNQGAWPSVHFALPRHLHHGRTLRAIGRTPSASPATGSPKRSAAELAQILDEALGA; translated from the coding sequence GTGGCAGCCGCGAGCAGCGACTTCGGAGCGAACGAATGGCTGGTGGAGGAGCAGTACGAGCTCTTCAAGCAGGACAGGTCGAAGGTGGCCGAGTCCTGGTGGCCGATCCTGGAGCGCTACGCAGCGCAGCAGGGAGGCGGCACCACCACCGCGACCACGGCGCCGCCCGTGGCTGAGACGCCCGCAGCGCCATCCGCGCCGCAGTCGGCTCCGCCCGCGCCCGCCGCCCCCAAGGCTCCGACGGCACCGGCCGCCGCGCCCGCGGCCCCGGCGAACGCGCCGGCCGCGCCCGCGCAGTCCGCGCCCCCGCCCCCGCCGGCGCCCACGAAGCCCGCCCAGCGCCCCGACGGGTCGATCGCGGCGCGCACGACGAAGACGCCCGCGAAGCCCGCCCCCGTCCCCGCCGACCGCGACAAGGCGGACGCCAAGGCCGACGAGGCGAAGGCCGACGAGCCCACGGTCACGCCGCTGCGCGGCATGCCGAAGGCGCTCGCGCACAACATGGACCTGTCGCTGGCCGTGCCGACCGCCACGAGCGTGCGCACCGTGCCCGCGAAGCTCATGATCGACCAGCGCATCGTGATCAACAACCACCTGCGGCGCACGCGCGGCGGCAAGATCTCGTTCACGCACCTCATCGGCTACGCGCTCGTGCAGGCGCTCAAGGCCTTCCCGAGCCAGAACGTGTCGTACGCCGAGATCGACGGCAAGCCGTCGCTCGTCGCCCACCCGCACGTCAACCTCGGCATCGCCATCGACCTGCCGAAGCCCGACGGCACGCGCGCGCTGCTCGTGCCGAGCATCAAGCGCGCCGACACGATGGACTTCGCCGAGTTCATCGGCGCCTACGAGCAGCTCGTGAAGAAGGCCCGCGCGAACAAGCTCGAGGCCGGCGACTTCGCAGGCACGACGATCTCGCTGACGAACCCCGGCGGCATCGGCACCGTCCACTCGGTGCCCCGACTCATGCAGGGCCAGGGCTGCATCATCGGCGCCGGCGCGCTCGACTACCCCGCCGAGTTCCAGGGCGCGAGCCAGGAGCGGCTCGCCGACGCCGGCATCGGCAAGACGATCACGCTGACGTCGACCTACGACCACCGCGTCATCCAGGGCGCAGGGTCCGGCGAGTTCCTGAAGATCGTCCACGGCCTGCTGCAGGGCGAGGACGGCTTCTACGACCGGATCTTCGCGGACCTGCGCATCCCCTACAAGCCGATCGTCTGGTCGCAGGACGTGTCGGTGCACGAGGCCGACGAGCTGTCGAAGACCACGCGCGTCACGCAGCTCATCAACTCGTACCGCGTGCGCGGCCACCTCATGGCCGACATCGATCCGCTCGAGTACGTGCAGCGCACGCACCCCGACCTCGAGATCGAGCAGCACGGCCTGTCGTTCTGGGACCTCGACCGCGAGTTCGTCACCGGTGGCTTCGGCGGGCGCCGCTCGGCGCAGCTGCGCGACGTGCTCGGCGTGCTGCGCGACACGTACTGCCGCACCATGGGCGTCGAGTACATGCACATCGCCGACCCCGCGCAGCGGAAGTGGTTCCAGGACCACCTCGAGGTGCCGTACGTCAAGCCGACGCACGACGAGCAGATGCGCATCCTCCGCAAGCTCAACGAGGCCGAGGCGTTCGAGACCTTCCTGCAGACGAAGTACGTCGGCCAGAAGCGCTTCTCGCTCGAGGGCGCCGAGTCGATGATCGCCTTCCTCGACGCCCTCATCCAGGGCGCGGCGGAGGCGAGCCTCGAGGAGGTCGTCATCGGCATGCCGCACCGCGGCCGCCTCAACGTGCTCACGAACATCGCGGGCAAGACGTACGGCCAGATCTTCCAGGAGTTCGAGGGCGCCGCCGTCATGCAGGGCTCGGGCGACGTGAAGTACCACCTCGGCACCGAGGGCACCTTCGTCGCCGCCGACGGCTCCGAGATCCCCGTCTACCTCGCCGCGAACCCCTCGCACCTCGAGGCCGTGAACGGCGTCCTCGAGGGCATCGCGCGGGCGAAGCAGGACCGCATCGGCGACGGTCGTCGCTCGGTGCTCCCCGTGCTCGTCCACGGCGACGCGGCCATGGCGGGCCAGGGCGTCGTGTTCGAGACGCTGCAGCTCTCGCAGCTGCGCGGCTACACGACGGGCGGCACGGTGCACCTCGTCGTGAACAACCAGATCGGCTTCACGACGCCGCCGTCCGAGTCGCGCTCGTCGATCTACTCGACCGACGTCGCCAAGGCGATCGGCGCGCCCATCTTCCACGTGAACGGCGACGACCCCGAGGCCGTCGTCCGCGTGGCGGAGCTCGCGTTCCAGTACCGCGAGGAGTTCAAGCGCGACGTCGTCATCGACCTCGTCTGCTACCGCCGCCGCGGGCACAACGAGGGCGACGACCCCACGATGACGCAGCCGCTCATGTACTCGCTCATCGAGCGCAAGCGCTCGGTGCGCACGCTGTACGCCGAGAACCTCGTCGGCCGCGGTGACATCACCGAGGACGAGTACGAGGAGGCGCAGAAGGACTTCCAGGACCGCCTCGAGCGGGCGTTCATGGAGACCCACGCCGCCGCCACCGGCTCGATGCCGATCCCGACGCAGATGCCCGAGGCGTCGATGTCGGGCACGCCGAGCGACACCGGCATCTCGCGCGCCGCGATCGAGGCGATCGGCGACGCGCACGCCAACGCGCCCGACGGCTTCACGGTGCACACGAAGGTGCAGCAGGTGCTGAAGAAGCGCGTCGACATGAGCCGCGACGGCAACGTCGACTGGGCGTTCGGCGAGCTGCTCGCGCTCGGCTCGCTGCTCATGGAGGGCACGGCGGTGCGCATGTCCGGCCAGGACACGCGCCGCGGCACGTTCGTGTCGCGCCACGCGGTCATGCACGACAAGGTCAACGGCCAGGAGTGGCTGCCGCTCGCGAACCTCTCCGAGGACCAGGCGCGCCTGTCGATCTACGACTCGCTGCTGTCCGAGTACGCCGCCATGGCGTTCGAGTACGGCTACTCCGTCGAGCGCGAGGACGCCCTCGTGCTGTGGGAGGCGCAGTTCGGCGACTTCGTGAACGGCGCGCAGATCGTCGTCGACGAGTTCCTCTCGTCCGCCGAGCAGAAGTGGAACCAGTTCTCGTCGCTGACCCTGCTGCTGCCGCACGGCTACGAGGGCGCCGGCCCCGACCACTCGTCGGCGCGCATCGAGCGCTTCCTGCAGCTCGCGGCCGAGCAGAACATGATCATCGCGCGTCCGTCGACGCCGGCGTCGTACTTCCACCTGCTGCGCCGCCAGGCGTATCAGCGGCCGCGTCGCCCGCTCATCGTGTTCACGCCGAAGGCGATGCTGCGCCTGCGCGACGCCGTGAGCCCCGTCGAGGCGTTCGAGTCGGGCACCTTCCAGACGGTGCTCGACGACGCGAAGGTCGACTCCTCGAAGGTCCGCCGCGTGCTCATCCACTCCGGCAAGATCCACTACGACCTCGCCGCCGAGATGGCGAAGCGCGAGATCGACGACATCGCGCTCGTGCGCCTCGAGCAGCTCTACCCGCTCGACGTCGACGGCATCAACGCCGTGCTCGACCGCTACGACGGCGCCGAGCTCGTGTGGGTGCAGGAGGAGCCGCTCAACCAGGGCGCCTGGCCGTCGGTGCACTTCGCGCTGCCGCGCCACCTCCACCACGGGCGCACGCTGCGCGCGATCGGCCGCACGCCGTCGGCGAGCCCCGCGACGGGCTCCCCGAAGCGCTCGGCCGCCGAGCTCGCGCAGATCCTCGACGAGGCGCTCGGCGCCTGA
- a CDS encoding GuaB1 family IMP dehydrogenase-related protein: MRFLQPPPPHDLTYSDVFLVPSRSDVGSRMAVDLAPDDGTGATLPIVAANMNSVTGPLLAATLARRGGLAVLTQDHDLDDTIAAIAWVKAQPVELASAQLATEDELVADVLLRVPAVEGHGIVVVRDDAYVGAIAARRLGQALPDARIGDLLHGSIEPLGPEDVVDARTAFDAVHARGVDFAAVVEDGRVLGTVSPRTALRSALYRPALDAEGRLRVAVAVSINGDPGAKASALVDAGADVVVIDTAHGHQGGMLRAIEAVRAAVDVPIVAGNVVTASAVRDLVQAGADILKVGVGPGAMCTTRMMTAVGRPQLSAVLETAEEAIGLGARVWADGGVRYPRDVALALAAGASSVMIGSWFAGTIEAPGRLQRDERGRLYKESWGMASTKAVRGRFGDLPAFELASKTLFAEGISSSTILLDPLRPSVEDLLDMITSGVRSSATYAGASSIAEFRERAVVGVQSAAGYEEGKALPVSW, encoded by the coding sequence ATGCGCTTCCTGCAGCCGCCCCCGCCGCACGACCTCACCTACTCGGACGTCTTCCTCGTGCCGAGCCGCTCGGACGTCGGCAGCCGCATGGCCGTGGACCTCGCGCCCGACGACGGCACGGGTGCGACGCTGCCGATCGTGGCGGCGAACATGAACTCCGTCACGGGCCCGCTGCTCGCGGCGACGCTCGCGCGCCGCGGTGGCCTCGCGGTGCTGACGCAGGACCACGACCTCGACGACACGATCGCGGCGATCGCCTGGGTGAAGGCGCAGCCCGTCGAGCTCGCCTCCGCCCAGCTCGCGACCGAGGACGAGCTCGTCGCCGACGTGCTGCTGCGCGTGCCCGCCGTCGAGGGGCACGGCATCGTCGTCGTGCGGGACGACGCGTACGTCGGCGCGATCGCAGCCCGGCGCCTGGGCCAGGCGCTGCCGGACGCGCGCATCGGGGACCTCCTGCACGGCTCGATCGAGCCGCTCGGTCCCGAGGACGTCGTCGACGCGCGCACGGCCTTCGACGCCGTGCACGCGCGCGGCGTCGACTTCGCCGCCGTCGTCGAGGACGGCCGCGTGCTCGGCACCGTGAGCCCGCGCACCGCGCTGCGCTCGGCGCTGTACCGCCCCGCGCTCGACGCGGAGGGCCGGCTGCGCGTCGCCGTGGCCGTCAGCATCAACGGCGACCCCGGCGCCAAGGCGAGCGCGCTCGTCGACGCCGGCGCCGACGTCGTCGTCATCGACACGGCGCACGGTCACCAGGGCGGGATGCTGCGCGCCATCGAGGCGGTGCGCGCCGCGGTCGACGTGCCCATCGTCGCGGGCAACGTCGTCACGGCATCCGCCGTGCGCGACCTCGTGCAGGCTGGCGCCGACATCCTCAAGGTCGGCGTCGGGCCAGGCGCCATGTGCACGACGCGCATGATGACCGCCGTGGGTCGCCCGCAGCTGTCGGCCGTGCTCGAGACCGCGGAGGAGGCCATCGGGCTCGGCGCGCGCGTGTGGGCCGACGGCGGCGTCCGCTACCCGCGCGACGTGGCGCTCGCGCTCGCCGCCGGCGCGTCGAGCGTCATGATCGGCTCGTGGTTCGCCGGCACGATCGAGGCGCCGGGCCGACTGCAGCGCGACGAGCGCGGGCGACTCTACAAGGAGTCGTGGGGCATGGCGTCGACGAAGGCCGTGCGCGGGCGCTTCGGCGACCTGCCCGCCTTCGAGCTCGCGTCGAAGACCCTCTTCGCCGAGGGCATCTCGTCCTCGACGATCCTGCTCGATCCGCTGCGTCCGAGCGTCGAGGACCTGCTCGACATGATCACGTCGGGCGTGCGCTCGTCCGCGACGTACGCGGGCGCCTCGTCCATCGCCGAGTTCCGCGAGCGCGCCGTCGTCGGCGTGCAGTCGGCCGCCGGCTACGAGGAGGGCAAGGCGCTGCCCGTCTCCTGGTGA